A genome region from Oryzias latipes chromosome 2, ASM223467v1 includes the following:
- the LOC101170907 gene encoding NACHT, LRR and PYD domains-containing protein 14-like isoform X2: MDQCEDREAGAPPSQKIRVGEDESQSKTQRNQPEPGYEPSCVSFRSDFSKDLPINFKDSSSDKQKSQGKAQRNQPEPGYEPSCVSFRSDFSKDLPINFKDSSSDKQKSQSKTQRNQPGYEPSCVSFRSDFSKDLPINFKDSSSDKQKSQGKAQRNQPGYEPSCVSFRSDFSKDLPINFKDSSSGVEHVHREKKGSGTQSADKPQSDVGLQEIFGEHQISLMKSSKHVAEGIEEAGRETLLHRVYTELYITEDLREEVHTQHEVMQLETTSNPNKLHNTAIRNPDIFKVLPDQHRSIRVVLTSGVAGAGKSFSVQKFTLDWAEGLENQDISAVVPLSFRELNMIRDEQHSLFTLIQRFHPTLQKIPAEQLSVCKPLFIFDGLDESRLSLNFNNSPVVSDVTQKSSVYVLLTNLIQGHLLPSALVWITSRPAAANQIPPSCVDRLTEVRGFNDVQKEEYFKKRFPDEELSSKIISHIKGSMSLYIMCEVPVFCWITAVVLENMLTTEQKTDLPTTLTDMYSHFLMVQTKRKKNKYQQKHQTSPQELTETEREVLLKLGRLAFEHLKKGNIMFYQEDLQQCGVDVTEAFVYSGICTEIFRKECEIFQKPVYSFVHLSVQEFLAAVYMFHCYSNRMVKVIEDFLEFNTKNPSLDEFLSGVMEKSMQSKTGHLDLFVRFLYGLSVESNQRLLGDLLSQTDKNPGIFQKIINNLKEINSSEVSPDRSINIYHCLMEMKDLSIHQETQEFLKSGNKSKIKLLEIHCSALAYTLKMSEEVLDELDLNQYLTSYEGQRRLIPAVRNCRRFRTPERVEFSETDYEILASALKSNPSHLTELDLNANFMKDSSMEVLCSGLQRPNCRLQILRLETCDLSEIGWKALGSALKSNPSSLTELNMGRNNLGDSGFLNLRGFLESPDCRLQILRLRNCELSEISCEALGSALKCYPSNLTELDLSQNDLKDSGFLHLRGFLESPDCRLQILRLWNCSLSEISCEALGSALKSNPSNLKELELSHNDLQDSGFLHLRGFLQSPDCRLQILRLWNCKLSESSCEALGSALKSYPSNLTELDLSQNDLKDSGFLHLRGFLESPDSNMQILRLNNCSLSEISLEAVVSALKSNPSNLTELHFSHNMVQGSGFLHLWDFLESPDCRLQTLRLEFSSLSKINCEALVSALKSNPSHLTELNLSFNNLQESEAQQLQDLVDSPNFKLQTLSCGGSGWWV; encoded by the exons ATGGATCAATGTGAGGACAGAGAGGCCGGAGCCCCTCCCTCTCAGAAAATCAGAGTTGGAGAAGATGAGAGCCAGAgtaaaactcagag GAACCAACCCGAACCTGGGTATGAGCCCAGCTGTGTGTCCTTCAGAAGTGACTTCTCAAAGGATTTACCTATCAATTTCAAAGACAGCAGttcagacaaacaaaagagCCAGGGTAAAGCTCAGAG GAACCAACCCGAACCTGGGTATGAGCCCAGCTGTGTGTCCTTCAGAAGTGACTTCTCAAAGGATTTACCTATCAACTTCAAAGACAGCAGttcagacaaacaaaagagCCAGAgtaaaactcagag gaaccaacctggataTGAGCCCAGCTGTGTGTCCTTCAGAAGTGACTTCTCAAAGGATTTACCTATCAACTTCAAAGACAGCAGttcagacaaacaaaagagCCAGGGTAAAGCTCAGAG gaaccaacctggataTGAGCCCAGCTGTGTGTCCTTCAGAAGTGACTTCTCAAAGGATTTACCAATCAACTTCAAAGACAGCAGTTCAGGAGTGGAACA TGTCCACAGAGAGAAGAAGGGGAGCGGAACTCAGTCTGCAGATAAACCTCAATCCG ATGTTGGTCTGCAGGAGATTTTTGGAGAACACCAGATCAGTCTGATGAAGAGCAGTAAACATGTGGCTGAAGGAATTGAAGAAGCAGGGAGAGAAACACTCCTTCACAGGGTCTACACTGAGCTCTACATCACAGAAGATCTGAGAGAAGAAGTTCACacccaacatgaggtgatgcagctggagacaACCAGCAACCCCAACAAGCTCCATAACACTGCGATCAGGAACCCAGACATCTTTAAAGTCTTACCTGACCAACACAGATCCATCAGAGTGGTTCTGACCAGCGGAGTTGCaggagctggaaaaagcttctcagtgcagaagttcactctggactgggccGAGGGCTTGGAGAACCAAGACATCAgtgctgtggttcctctgtCCTTCAGGGAGCTGAACATGATCAGAGATGAGCAGCACAGTCTTTTCACTCTGATCCAGCGTTTCCATCCAACACTCCAGAAGATCCCAGCAgaacagctgtctgtctgtaaaCCTCTGTTCATCTTTGATGGGCTGGATGAAAGCAGACTTTCTCTAAACTTCAACAACAGTCCGGTGGTGTCTGATGTCACACAGAAGTCCTCAGTCTATGTGCTGCTCACTAACCTCATTCAGGGACATCTGCTGCCCTCAGCTCTGGTCTGGATCACTTCCAGACcggcagcagccaatcagatccctccttcatgtgtggacagactgacagaagtaCGAGGCTTTAATGATGTtcagaaggaggagtacttcaAGAAGAGGTTCCCAGATGAAGAACTGTCCAGCAAAATCATCTCCCATATCAAGGGATCCATGTCCCTCTACATCATGTGTGAAGTtccagtcttctgctggatcactgctgtTGTTCTGGAGAACATGCTGACAACAGAGCAGAAAACAGACCTGCCCACCACCCTGACTGATATGTACTCACACTTCCTGATGGTCCAgacaaaaaggaagaagaacaaGTACCAGCAGAAACATCAGACAAGTCCACAAGAGCTGACAGAGACTGAGAGGGAAGTTCTTCTGAAGCTGGGGAGGCTGGCATTTGAACATCTAAAGAAAGGAAACATCATGTTCTACCAAGAAGATCTGCAGCAGTGTGGAGTGGATGTCACAGAGGCCTTTGTGTACTCTGGAATTTGCACTGAGATCTTCAGAAAAGAGTGTGAGATCTTCCAGAAACCGGTCTACAGCTTTGTTCATCTGAgcgttcaggagtttctggctgcagTCTACATGTTCCACTGTTACTCCAACAGGATGGTAAAGGTCATTGAGGACTTCCTGGAGTTCAATACGAAAAATCCATCCCTGGATGAGTTTCTGAGCGGAGTCATGGAGAAATCCATGCAGAGTAAAACTGGACATTTGGACCTGTTTGTCCGCTTCCTTTACGGTCTCTCCGTGGAGTCAAACCAGAGACTCTTAGGAGACCTGTTGAGTCAGACAGATAAGAATCCAGGAATCTTCCAAAAAATTATAAACAACCTGAAAGAGATTAACAGTTCGGAAGTCTCTCCTGACAGGAGCATCAACATCTATCACTGTCTGATGGAAATGAAGGACCTCTCAATTCATCAGGAGACCCAAGAGTTCCTGAAGTCAGGgaacaaatcaaaaatcaaactcTTAGAGATCCATTGCTCAGCTCTGGCCTACACTCTGAAAATGTCAGAAGAGGTTCTGGATGAGCTGGACCTGAACCAGTACTTGACATCATATGAGGGTCAACGTAGACTGATCCCAGCTGTGAGGAACTGCAGAAGGTTCAG AACTCCAGAACGAGTAGAATTCTCAGAGACTGACTATGAAATTTTGGcctcagctctgaagtccaacccgtcccacctgacagaactggacctgaatGCTAATTTCATGAAGGATTCATCCATGGAGGTTCTGTGTTCTGGATTACAAAGACcaaactgcagactgcagatTCTGAG GTTGGAGACCTGCGATTTGTCAGAGATCGGCTGGAAAGCTCTGGGCTCAGCTCTAAAGTCCAACCCATCCAGTCTAACAGAACTGAACATGGGCAGGAACAATCTGGGGGATTCAGGATTTCTTAATCTGCGTGGTTTTCtagagagtccagactgcagactgcagattCTGAG ATTGAGGAACTGCGAgttgtcagagatcagctgtgaagctctggGCTCAGCACTTAAGTGCTACCCATctaatctgacagaactggacctaaGCCAGAACGACCTCAAGGATTCAGGATTTCTTCATCTGCGTGGCTTTCTAGAGAGTCCAGATTGCAGACTGCAGATTCTGAG gTTGTGgaactgcagtttgtcagaaatcagctgtgaagctctggGCTCAGCACTGAAGTCCAACCCATCCAATCTAAAAGAACTGGAGCTGAGCCATAATGACCTTCAGGATTCAGGATTTCTTCATCTGCGTGGTTTTCTgcagagtccagactgcagactgcagattCTAAG GCTATGGAACTGCAAGTTGTCAGAGAGCAGCTGTGAAGCTCTGGGCTCAGCACTTAAGTCCTACCCATctaatctgacagaactggacctaaGCCAGAACGACCTCAAGGATTCAGGATTTCTTCATCTACggggttttctggagagtccagactccAACATGCAGATTCTGAG gTTGAACAACTGCAGTTTGTCTGAGATCAGTTTGGAAGCtgtggtctcagctctgaagtccaacccaTCCAATCTAACAGAACTGCACTTCAGTCACAACATGGTGCAGGGTTCAGGATTTCTTCATCTGTGGGATTTTCTGGaaagtccagactgcagactgcagactctgag GCTGGAGTTCAGCAGCTTGTCAAAGATCAACTGTGaagctctggtctcagctctgaagtccaacccgtcccacctgacagaactgAACCTGAGCTTCAACAACCTTCAGGAATCAGAGGCTCAGCAGCTTCAGGATCTTGTGGACAGTCCAAACTtcaaactgcagactctgag TTGTGGGGGAAGTGGCTGGTGGGTCTGA
- the LOC101170907 gene encoding NACHT, LRR and PYD domains-containing protein 12-like isoform X3 — MDQCEDREAGAPPSQKIRVGEDESQSKTQRNQPEPGYEPSCVSFRSDFSKDLPINFKDSSSDKQKSQGKAQRNQPEPGYEPSCVSFRSDFSKDLPINFKDSSSDKQKSQSKTQRNQPGYEPSCVSFRSDFSKDLPINFKDSSSDKQKSQGKAQRNQPGYEPSCVSFRSDFSKDLPINFKDSSSGVEHVHREKKGSGTQSADKPQSADVGLQEIFGEHQISLMKSSKHVAEGIEEAGRETLLHRVYTELYITEDLREEVHTQHEVMQLETTSNPNKLHNTAIRNPDIFKVLPDQHRSIRVVLTSGVAGAGKSFSVQKFTLDWAEGLENQDISAVVPLSFRELNMIRDEQHSLFTLIQRFHPTLQKIPAEQLSVCKPLFIFDGLDESRLSLNFNNSPVVSDVTQKSSVYVLLTNLIQGHLLPSALVWITSRPAAANQIPPSCVDRLTEVRGFNDVQKEEYFKKRFPDEELSSKIISHIKGSMSLYIMCEVPVFCWITAVVLENMLTTEQKTDLPTTLTDMYSHFLMVQTKRKKNKYQQKHQTSPQELTETEREVLLKLGRLAFEHLKKGNIMFYQEDLQQCGVDVTEAFVYSGICTEIFRKECEIFQKPVYSFVHLSVQEFLAAVYMFHCYSNRMVKVIEDFLEFNTKNPSLDEFLSGVMEKSMQSKTGHLDLFVRFLYGLSVESNQRLLGDLLSQTDKNPGIFQKIINNLKEINSSEVSPDRSINIYHCLMEMKDLSIHQETQEFLKSGNKSKIKLLEIHCSALAYTLKMSEEVLDELDLNQYLTSYEGQRRLIPAVRNCRRFRTPERVEFSETDYEILASALKSNPSHLTELDLNANFMKDSSMEVLCSGLQRPNCRLQILRLRNCELSEISCEALGSALKCYPSNLTELDLSQNDLKDSGFLHLRGFLESPDCRLQILRLWNCSLSEISCEALGSALKSNPSNLKELELSHNDLQDSGFLHLRGFLQSPDCRLQILRLWNCKLSESSCEALGSALKSYPSNLTELDLSQNDLKDSGFLHLRGFLESPDSNMQILRLNNCSLSEISLEAVVSALKSNPSNLTELHFSHNMVQGSGFLHLWDFLESPDCRLQTLRLEFSSLSKINCEALVSALKSNPSHLTELNLSFNNLQESEAQQLQDLVDSPNFKLQTLSCGGSGWWV; from the exons ATGGATCAATGTGAGGACAGAGAGGCCGGAGCCCCTCCCTCTCAGAAAATCAGAGTTGGAGAAGATGAGAGCCAGAgtaaaactcagag GAACCAACCCGAACCTGGGTATGAGCCCAGCTGTGTGTCCTTCAGAAGTGACTTCTCAAAGGATTTACCTATCAATTTCAAAGACAGCAGttcagacaaacaaaagagCCAGGGTAAAGCTCAGAG GAACCAACCCGAACCTGGGTATGAGCCCAGCTGTGTGTCCTTCAGAAGTGACTTCTCAAAGGATTTACCTATCAACTTCAAAGACAGCAGttcagacaaacaaaagagCCAGAgtaaaactcagag gaaccaacctggataTGAGCCCAGCTGTGTGTCCTTCAGAAGTGACTTCTCAAAGGATTTACCTATCAACTTCAAAGACAGCAGttcagacaaacaaaagagCCAGGGTAAAGCTCAGAG gaaccaacctggataTGAGCCCAGCTGTGTGTCCTTCAGAAGTGACTTCTCAAAGGATTTACCAATCAACTTCAAAGACAGCAGTTCAGGAGTGGAACA TGTCCACAGAGAGAAGAAGGGGAGCGGAACTCAGTCTGCAGATAAACCTCAATCCG CAGATGTTGGTCTGCAGGAGATTTTTGGAGAACACCAGATCAGTCTGATGAAGAGCAGTAAACATGTGGCTGAAGGAATTGAAGAAGCAGGGAGAGAAACACTCCTTCACAGGGTCTACACTGAGCTCTACATCACAGAAGATCTGAGAGAAGAAGTTCACacccaacatgaggtgatgcagctggagacaACCAGCAACCCCAACAAGCTCCATAACACTGCGATCAGGAACCCAGACATCTTTAAAGTCTTACCTGACCAACACAGATCCATCAGAGTGGTTCTGACCAGCGGAGTTGCaggagctggaaaaagcttctcagtgcagaagttcactctggactgggccGAGGGCTTGGAGAACCAAGACATCAgtgctgtggttcctctgtCCTTCAGGGAGCTGAACATGATCAGAGATGAGCAGCACAGTCTTTTCACTCTGATCCAGCGTTTCCATCCAACACTCCAGAAGATCCCAGCAgaacagctgtctgtctgtaaaCCTCTGTTCATCTTTGATGGGCTGGATGAAAGCAGACTTTCTCTAAACTTCAACAACAGTCCGGTGGTGTCTGATGTCACACAGAAGTCCTCAGTCTATGTGCTGCTCACTAACCTCATTCAGGGACATCTGCTGCCCTCAGCTCTGGTCTGGATCACTTCCAGACcggcagcagccaatcagatccctccttcatgtgtggacagactgacagaagtaCGAGGCTTTAATGATGTtcagaaggaggagtacttcaAGAAGAGGTTCCCAGATGAAGAACTGTCCAGCAAAATCATCTCCCATATCAAGGGATCCATGTCCCTCTACATCATGTGTGAAGTtccagtcttctgctggatcactgctgtTGTTCTGGAGAACATGCTGACAACAGAGCAGAAAACAGACCTGCCCACCACCCTGACTGATATGTACTCACACTTCCTGATGGTCCAgacaaaaaggaagaagaacaaGTACCAGCAGAAACATCAGACAAGTCCACAAGAGCTGACAGAGACTGAGAGGGAAGTTCTTCTGAAGCTGGGGAGGCTGGCATTTGAACATCTAAAGAAAGGAAACATCATGTTCTACCAAGAAGATCTGCAGCAGTGTGGAGTGGATGTCACAGAGGCCTTTGTGTACTCTGGAATTTGCACTGAGATCTTCAGAAAAGAGTGTGAGATCTTCCAGAAACCGGTCTACAGCTTTGTTCATCTGAgcgttcaggagtttctggctgcagTCTACATGTTCCACTGTTACTCCAACAGGATGGTAAAGGTCATTGAGGACTTCCTGGAGTTCAATACGAAAAATCCATCCCTGGATGAGTTTCTGAGCGGAGTCATGGAGAAATCCATGCAGAGTAAAACTGGACATTTGGACCTGTTTGTCCGCTTCCTTTACGGTCTCTCCGTGGAGTCAAACCAGAGACTCTTAGGAGACCTGTTGAGTCAGACAGATAAGAATCCAGGAATCTTCCAAAAAATTATAAACAACCTGAAAGAGATTAACAGTTCGGAAGTCTCTCCTGACAGGAGCATCAACATCTATCACTGTCTGATGGAAATGAAGGACCTCTCAATTCATCAGGAGACCCAAGAGTTCCTGAAGTCAGGgaacaaatcaaaaatcaaactcTTAGAGATCCATTGCTCAGCTCTGGCCTACACTCTGAAAATGTCAGAAGAGGTTCTGGATGAGCTGGACCTGAACCAGTACTTGACATCATATGAGGGTCAACGTAGACTGATCCCAGCTGTGAGGAACTGCAGAAGGTTCAG AACTCCAGAACGAGTAGAATTCTCAGAGACTGACTATGAAATTTTGGcctcagctctgaagtccaacccgtcccacctgacagaactggacctgaatGCTAATTTCATGAAGGATTCATCCATGGAGGTTCTGTGTTCTGGATTACAAAGACcaaactgcagactgcagatTCTGAG ATTGAGGAACTGCGAgttgtcagagatcagctgtgaagctctggGCTCAGCACTTAAGTGCTACCCATctaatctgacagaactggacctaaGCCAGAACGACCTCAAGGATTCAGGATTTCTTCATCTGCGTGGCTTTCTAGAGAGTCCAGATTGCAGACTGCAGATTCTGAG gTTGTGgaactgcagtttgtcagaaatcagctgtgaagctctggGCTCAGCACTGAAGTCCAACCCATCCAATCTAAAAGAACTGGAGCTGAGCCATAATGACCTTCAGGATTCAGGATTTCTTCATCTGCGTGGTTTTCTgcagagtccagactgcagactgcagattCTAAG GCTATGGAACTGCAAGTTGTCAGAGAGCAGCTGTGAAGCTCTGGGCTCAGCACTTAAGTCCTACCCATctaatctgacagaactggacctaaGCCAGAACGACCTCAAGGATTCAGGATTTCTTCATCTACggggttttctggagagtccagactccAACATGCAGATTCTGAG gTTGAACAACTGCAGTTTGTCTGAGATCAGTTTGGAAGCtgtggtctcagctctgaagtccaacccaTCCAATCTAACAGAACTGCACTTCAGTCACAACATGGTGCAGGGTTCAGGATTTCTTCATCTGTGGGATTTTCTGGaaagtccagactgcagactgcagactctgag GCTGGAGTTCAGCAGCTTGTCAAAGATCAACTGTGaagctctggtctcagctctgaagtccaacccgtcccacctgacagaactgAACCTGAGCTTCAACAACCTTCAGGAATCAGAGGCTCAGCAGCTTCAGGATCTTGTGGACAGTCCAAACTtcaaactgcagactctgag TTGTGGGGGAAGTGGCTGGTGGGTCTGA